The following are encoded together in the Culex pipiens pallens isolate TS chromosome 1, TS_CPP_V2, whole genome shotgun sequence genome:
- the LOC120432442 gene encoding keratin, type I cytoskeletal 9-like, producing MRAFVLMSVCLAVASAQFFQGGNSYSGASSGARSVSVTASPVAYEQTVLGGGSSGGFSSGGSFGGSSGFGGGASFSGARSGSFGGGSSFGGGSSFGGASAAGGAQYNTGYQAGLAAGRAAISSGAVGARFGGGSSSSFGGASSFAGAGASSGAGFGGASGFGGGASGFGGASAGASAKAGAQVKFFVKPEVVKKNFYYHVAPEAEAGAEADARVEIQPQTHYKVLFIKAPSASAAAAARAAARTRTQEKTIVYVLVKNPEAEAKAAADAAVDTYASAKPEVFFIKYDGANAKAGASAGASAGAFGGASAGGFGGASAGSFGGASAFGGADAGAFGGAFGGADASAFGGASGGAFSGRADFGGSNDAVVIGNAGASGFGGSSSGFGSGSSSGFGSGSSSGASAGSSSFQRSFASGGTTFGAVPTFVSGSSASGTAVASGGANAAFIGSTTAGPIF from the exons ATGCGTGCATTTGTG CTTATGTCGGTATGCCTGGCCGTGGCGTCCGCCCAGTTCTTCCAGGGTGGCAACTCGTACTCGGGAGCGTCCAGCGGTGCCCGGTCCGTGTCGGTGACGGCCTCGCCGGTGGCCTACGAGCAGACCGTGCTGGGCGGTGGAAGCTCCGGTGGATTTAGCTCG GGTGGCTCCTTTGGAGGATCTTCCGGATTCGGAGGTGGTGCGTCCTTCTCCGGTGCCCGTTCGGGCTCGTTTGGTGGTGGTTCGTCGTTCGGTGGTGGCTCGTCGTTTGGTGGAGCGTCGGCCGCTGGAGGTGCCCAATACAACACTGGATATCAGGCTGGTCTGGCCGCTGGACGTGCTGCCATCTCTAGCGGAGCCGTAGGTGCCCGATTCGGAGGTGGTTCCTCGTCCTCCTTCGGTGGTGCCTCTTCCTTCGCTGGAGCTGGAGCTTCCTCTGGTGCCGGATTTGGTGGAGCTTCCGGATTCGGAGGTGGAGCTTCCGGATTTGGAGGTGCTTCCGCTGGAGCCAGCGCAAAGGCCGGTGCCCAGGTGAAATTCTTCGTCAAGCCGGAAGTTGTCAAGAAGAACTTCTACTACCACGTTGCTCCGGAAGCCGAGGCCGGAGCCGAAGCTGACGCTCGCGTCGAGATCCAGCCCCAGACCCACTACAAGGTCCTGTTCATCAAGGCCCCGTCCGCTTCGGCCGCCGCCGCTGCCCGTGCCGCCGCTCGTACCCGCACCCAGGAGAAGACCATCGTCTACGTTCTGGTCAAGAACCCCGAGGCCGAGGCCAAGGCCGCTGCCGATGCCGCCGTCGATACCTACGCCAGTGCCAAGCCCGAGGTCTTCTTCATCAAGTACGACGGTGCCAACGCCAAGGCCGG AGCCTCTGCTGGAGCATCTGCTGGAGCATTCGGAGGAGCTTCCGCTGGAGGTTTCGGAGGTGCTTCCGCTGGATCGTTCGGAGGAGCTTCCGCTTTCGGTGGAGCTGATGCCGGTGCTTTCGGAGGAGCTTTCGGTGGAGCTGACGCCAGCGCTTTCGGAGGAGCTTCCGGAGGAGCTTTCTCGGGACGTGCCGACTTTGGTGGATCTAACGACGCTGTTGTTATTGGCAATGCTGGCGCTTCCGGTTTCGGCGGATCGTCGTCTGGCTTCGGATCGGGATCGTCTTCCGGCTTCGGATCGGGATCGTCGAGCGGAGCGTCGGCCGGATCGAGCTCGTTCCAGCGTAGCTTTGCCTCGGGTGGAACCACCTTCGGTGCCGTCCCGACCTTTGTTTCGGGCTCAAGCGCCAGCGGAACCGCCGTAGCCAGCGGTGGAGCCAACGCCGCCTTCATCGGAAGCACCACCGCCGGGCCGATCTTCTAA
- the LOC128092477 gene encoding uncharacterized protein LOC128092477 — MKFLMLLSTCLAAATAQYNVGGGFANSIANSYAGASSGASTGFGPSQVTIEESRPLFTHNVKVAGGSPDLDILNNAPIFKSASYANAGASAGASASSGAGAGGAGSLMRMPGPVLTLDPEAM; from the exons atgaagtttttaatg CTCTTGTCCACGTGTTTGGCGGCCGCGACCGCTCAGTACAACGTCGGGGGTGGCTTTGCCAACAGCATCGCCAACTCGTACGCCGGAGCGTCATCCGGCGCCAGCACGGGCTTTGGTCCGTCGCAAGTCACCATCGAAGAGTCGCGTCCGCTTTTCACCCACAACGTGAAGGTTGCTGGCGGGAGTCCGGACTTG GATATTTTGAACAATGCACCAATATTTAAATCTGCATCCTATGCCAACGCTGGAGCTTCTGCAGGAGCCTCTGCAAGTAGTGGTGCAGGAGCAGGCGGTGCGGGAAGTCTCATGCGTATGCCGGGGCCGGTGCTTACGTTGGATCCAGAAGCAATGTAG